One genomic region from Doryrhamphus excisus isolate RoL2022-K1 chromosome 14, RoL_Dexc_1.0, whole genome shotgun sequence encodes:
- the LOC131102238 gene encoding polypeptide N-acetylgalactosaminyltransferase 15-like isoform X1: MWLRGSARTIRRRMLCLWLLLVGLLILTLSDLFHGGTQQEAATPRRTLGSPDDSDAVVQFRDAALELVVDFPINSLQEDQLLFVGSTQGTKNPPHNKKWGYKVLLPAAKKQDREGKETRQEEVSPPEVRHPECLGELYSESLPSASVVICFHDEAWATLLRTLHSVLNTAPKDFLLELLLVDDFSTRDNLKSMLSEYVSNLDGVRLIRSTKRLGVGGCRSLGASRASGEVLVFMDPHCECHSGWLEPLLERVAQDRTRVVSPIIDMIHWQTFQYNATQWPVWGVFNWNLDFYWESKPELLDKDPDLAVEPVLSPALGGGVLAMDRHFFHKVGAYDPGIVLWGGEHIELSIRVWSCGGSMEVVPCSRVAQVDHQRHLPYRFRDQEQLERNKIRIADTWMDAYRKIFYRRDTLAHFIRQSESPNITERLLLMRTLGCQDFHWYLTTVYPQLYIPQDRAGLSGELYNIASGGCVDYRPGHGGAIIIAPCSGTGSQHCDLNSDGEVRWGSEGVLCLGAVEERVVLSECASHPPISNKHQWKFIKLSGQLVHQQSQLCVEAVKQSIPPSDGGSHSSAGDLFLRPCTSHPTQQWHFEQLVSP, translated from the exons ATGTGGCTGCGGGGCAGCGCTAGAACCATCCGGAGGAGGATGCTGTGTTTGTGGCTGTTGCTCGTCGGGTTGCTTATTTTGACACTCTCCGATCTCTTCCACGGTGGCACTCAGCAGGAAGCCGCCACTCCACGGCGGACCCTCGGTTCGCCAGACGACTCGGATGCCGTGGTGCAGTTCCGAGACGCGGCGTTGGAGCTCGTAGTCGACTTCCCCATCAACTCGCTTCAAGAGGACCAGCTTCTGTTCGTGGGGTCCACTCAGGGCACAAAGAACCCTCCACACAATAAGAAGTGGGGTTACAAGGTGCTCCTGCCCGCAGCCAAGAAGCAGGATCGCGAGGGTAAAGAAACGCGTCAGGAAGAAGTCTCACCGCCAGAGGTGCGACACCCCGA GTGTCTAGGGGAGCTGTACAGTGAATCACTGCCTTCTGCCAGCGTTGTCATCTGCTTTCATGACGAGGCTTGGGCCACTCTTTTACGCACGTTGCACAGCGTCCTCAACACAGCACCTAAAGACTTTTTACTGGAGCTCCTCCTAGTGGACGACTTCAGTACTCGGG ATAACCTGAAGAGTATGCTGAGTGAGTATGTGTCAAATCTGGATGGGGTGCGTTTGATTCGCAGCACGAAGCGTCTGGGTGTCGGCGGGTGTCGCAGTCTAGGTGCATCCAGAGCTTCAGGGGAGGTTCTGGTGTTCATGGACCCACACTGTGAATGCCACAGTGGCTGGCTGGAACCACTCCTGGAGAGAGTGGCTCAGGACAG GACCAGAGTCGTTTCCCCCATCATAGATATGATCCACTGGCAGACTTTTCAGTACAACGCCACTCAGTGGCCAGTGTGGGGAGTTTTCAACTGGAACCTCGACTTCTACTGGGAATCCAAACCAGAACTGCTGGACAAGGACCCAGACTTGGCGGTTGAACCTGTACT GAGTCCAGCATTAGGAGGAGGGGTTCTGGCCATGGATAGACATTTCTTCCACAAAGTGGGAGCTTATGATCCTGGGATTGTGCTGTGGGGAGGAGAGCATATTGAGCTGTCAATCAGG GTGTGGTCATGTGGGGGCTCCATGGAGGTGGTCCCGTGCTCCCGCGTGGCCCAAGTAGACCACCAGCGCCACCTGCCCTACCGTTTCCGAGACCAGGAGCAGCTTGAGAGGAACAAGATCCGCATAGCTGACACTTGGATGGACGCGTACCGTAAGATTTTCTACAGGAGGGACACGCTGGCTCATTTTATCAGGCAG TCTGAGAGCCCGAATATTACTGAGCGCCTGCTGCTGATGAGGACTTTGGGCTGTCAGGACTTCCACTGGTACCTGACTACAGTTTATCCCCAACTTTACATTCCTCAGGACAGAGCGGGACTGTCAGGCGAg CTCTACAACATCGCATCTGGCGGCTGTGTGGACTACCGCCCCGGGCATGGTGGAGCCATAATCATAGCGCCATGCAGCGGTACAGGCAGCCag CACTGTGATCTAAACTCTGATGGGGAAGTGCGATGGGGTTCTGAGGGGGTTTTGTGTTTGGGCGCTGTTGAAGAGCGGGTGGTCCTCTCCGAGTGTGCAAGCCACCCACCAATCAGCAACAAGCACCAGTGGAAGTTCATAAAG CTGAGCGGCCAGCTGGTGCACCAACAGTCTCAACTGTGTGTGGAAGCAGTGAAGCAGAGCATCCCACCGAGTGATGGCGGCTCCCACTCAAGCGCGGGCGATCTCTTCCTGCGGCCCTGCACGTCTCATCCCACACAACAGTGGCACTTTGAGCAACTGGTGTCTCCCTAA
- the LOC131102238 gene encoding polypeptide N-acetylgalactosaminyltransferase 15-like isoform X2 has product MWLRGSARTIRRRMLCLWLLLVGLLILTLSDLFHGGTQQEAATPRRTLGSPDDSDAVVQFRDAALELVVDFPINSLQEDQLLFVGSTQGTKNPPHNKKWGYKVLLPAAKKQDREGKETRQEEVSPPEVRHPECLGELYSESLPSASVVICFHDEAWATLLRTLHSVLNTAPKDFLLELLLVDDFSTRDNLKSMLSEYVSNLDGVRLIRSTKRLGVGGCRSLGASRASGEVLVFMDPHCECHSGWLEPLLERVAQDRTRVVSPIIDMIHWQTFQYNATQWPVWGVFNWNLDFYWESKPELLDKDPDLAVEPVLSPALGGGVLAMDRHFFHKVGAYDPGIVLWGGEHIELSIRVWSCGGSMEVVPCSRVAQVDHQRHLPYRFRDQEQLERNKIRIADTWMDAYRKIFYRRDTLAHFIRQSESPNITERLLLMRTLGCQDFHWYLTTVYPQLYIPQDRAGLSGELYNIASGGCVDYRPGHGGAIIIAPCSGTGSQSGWSSPSVQATHQSATSTSGSS; this is encoded by the exons ATGTGGCTGCGGGGCAGCGCTAGAACCATCCGGAGGAGGATGCTGTGTTTGTGGCTGTTGCTCGTCGGGTTGCTTATTTTGACACTCTCCGATCTCTTCCACGGTGGCACTCAGCAGGAAGCCGCCACTCCACGGCGGACCCTCGGTTCGCCAGACGACTCGGATGCCGTGGTGCAGTTCCGAGACGCGGCGTTGGAGCTCGTAGTCGACTTCCCCATCAACTCGCTTCAAGAGGACCAGCTTCTGTTCGTGGGGTCCACTCAGGGCACAAAGAACCCTCCACACAATAAGAAGTGGGGTTACAAGGTGCTCCTGCCCGCAGCCAAGAAGCAGGATCGCGAGGGTAAAGAAACGCGTCAGGAAGAAGTCTCACCGCCAGAGGTGCGACACCCCGA GTGTCTAGGGGAGCTGTACAGTGAATCACTGCCTTCTGCCAGCGTTGTCATCTGCTTTCATGACGAGGCTTGGGCCACTCTTTTACGCACGTTGCACAGCGTCCTCAACACAGCACCTAAAGACTTTTTACTGGAGCTCCTCCTAGTGGACGACTTCAGTACTCGGG ATAACCTGAAGAGTATGCTGAGTGAGTATGTGTCAAATCTGGATGGGGTGCGTTTGATTCGCAGCACGAAGCGTCTGGGTGTCGGCGGGTGTCGCAGTCTAGGTGCATCCAGAGCTTCAGGGGAGGTTCTGGTGTTCATGGACCCACACTGTGAATGCCACAGTGGCTGGCTGGAACCACTCCTGGAGAGAGTGGCTCAGGACAG GACCAGAGTCGTTTCCCCCATCATAGATATGATCCACTGGCAGACTTTTCAGTACAACGCCACTCAGTGGCCAGTGTGGGGAGTTTTCAACTGGAACCTCGACTTCTACTGGGAATCCAAACCAGAACTGCTGGACAAGGACCCAGACTTGGCGGTTGAACCTGTACT GAGTCCAGCATTAGGAGGAGGGGTTCTGGCCATGGATAGACATTTCTTCCACAAAGTGGGAGCTTATGATCCTGGGATTGTGCTGTGGGGAGGAGAGCATATTGAGCTGTCAATCAGG GTGTGGTCATGTGGGGGCTCCATGGAGGTGGTCCCGTGCTCCCGCGTGGCCCAAGTAGACCACCAGCGCCACCTGCCCTACCGTTTCCGAGACCAGGAGCAGCTTGAGAGGAACAAGATCCGCATAGCTGACACTTGGATGGACGCGTACCGTAAGATTTTCTACAGGAGGGACACGCTGGCTCATTTTATCAGGCAG TCTGAGAGCCCGAATATTACTGAGCGCCTGCTGCTGATGAGGACTTTGGGCTGTCAGGACTTCCACTGGTACCTGACTACAGTTTATCCCCAACTTTACATTCCTCAGGACAGAGCGGGACTGTCAGGCGAg CTCTACAACATCGCATCTGGCGGCTGTGTGGACTACCGCCCCGGGCATGGTGGAGCCATAATCATAGCGCCATGCAGCGGTACAGGCAGCCag AGCGGGTGGTCCTCTCCGAGTGTGCAAGCCACCCACCAATCAGCAACAAGCACCAGTGGAAGTTCATAA
- the gpnmb gene encoding protein QNR-71 isoform X1: MGLFTCVFLLACICLVYQAEGRKTYADMFPHKHTTAGKPHFPIPKIPGWGPDTNPWDDYIYPPLKPKAKELMHRRGKPTVRLTSDSPALNGSIISFTAKLEYPLCQKEDASGDLVWDEHCDDGTELEASANGQVRSGYVYNWTSWMDDYGFGKCTDPNKCNVFPDGKPFPQSNDWRRKNYVYVWHAMGQYFETCDGSSSSLSLNTSSIPLGAEVMEVLVYRKRERRKYSPLSTDNTVFYVTDKIPVAVDISQKAAVNRSDNVFFRGEDVLFQVHLHDPSGYLKTAAAIDYVWDFRDGNQLVTHRNVITHAYSTVGNVTVKLVVEAAFPVECPPATATSASTPTTPPPSTESSTPLLATHPVTMTMTMAQASVAMTTGIPTTEVPPSIVATVTPEIPEPSTPVWLCSKHAPESNECYRYVYGTFVGNISIIEPKHPVKSQLATNRIVDVMAARITKTDITFLVKCLGSVPTSACTIVSDPTCTWVNSITCDEVPPSAKCEVNLRRTFPQPGTYCVNITLEDSRSLTLTTTTVTINKAQQEPESRTPYTAEVILSTGTVLFALFALIACLLYRRYKVYRPIRRSLVEDACSRGGVGRGVIRLREALFPSSEERHYLLTERRPL, from the exons ATGGGACTCtttacatgtgtttttcttctcgCGTGCATCTGTTTGGTTTATCAAGCGGAGGGACGCAAAA CTTACGCGGACATGTTCCCCCATAAGCACACAACAGCAGGAAAGCCTCATTTTCCGATCCCAAAAATCCCTGGCTGGGGTCCTGACACCAATCCATGGGACGACTACATCTACCCGCCACTAAAACCAAAAGCCAAGGAGCTCATGCACAGACGAG GCAAGCCTACAGTCCGCCTCACCAGTGACAGCCCGGCTTTAAACGGCTCCATCATCTCCTTCACGGCAAAGCTGGAGTATCCTTTGTGCCAGAAGGAGGACGCCAGTGGGGACCTTGTGTGGGATGAGCACTGTGACGATGGTACGGAGCTGGAGGCTTCAG CAAATGGACAAGTACGCTCTGGTTACGTGTACAACTGGACGTCCTGGATGGATGACTACGGATTTGGGAAATGCACGGACCCGAACAAATGCAATGTGTTCCCTGATGGCAAGCCTTTCCCTCAGAGCAACGACTGGAGGCGCAAGAACTACGTCTACGTGTGGCATGCCATGG GTCAATATTTTGAGACATGTGAcggctcctcctccagcctgtCCCTCAACACCTCCAGTATCCCACTGGGAGCAGAGGTGATGGAGGTGCTAGTCTACCGTAAACGTGAACGCAGGAAGTACAGCCCCTTGAGCACTGACAACACCGTTTTCTACGTAACAG ATAAGATCCCAGTAGCGGTGGACATCTCCCAGAAGGCTGCGGTCAATCGGTCTGACAACGTGTTTTTCCGCGGTGAGGATGTGCTCTTCCAAGTGCATCTTCACGACCCCAGCGGATATCTTAAAACCGCAGCGGCCATCGACTACGTGTGGGACTTCAGAGATGGCAACCAGCTGGTGACCCATCGCAACGTGATCACACACGCCTACAGCACGGTGGGCAACGTCACTGTCAAGCTGGTGGTGGAAGCGGCTTTTCCAGTGGAATGTCCACCTGCTACGGCCACGTCCGCTTCAACCCCTACCACGCCACCGCCCTCTACTG AGTCTTCAACGCCTCTACTTGCCACTCACCCTGTTACTATGACGATGACAATGGCACAGG CTTCCGTCGCTATGACAACTGGGATCCCCACCACAGAAGTCCCCCCTTCCATCGTGGCTACCGTGACCCCAGAGATCCCCGAGCCCTCCACCCCAGTTTGGCTTTGCAGCAAGCATGCGCCAGAGAGTAACGAGTGTTACCGCTACGTATACGGGACGTTTGTGGGCAACATCAGCATCATCG AGCCCAAGCACCCAGTGAAGAGCCAATTAGCTACCAATCGTATTGTTGACGTGATGGCCGCCAGGATAACGAAGACTGACATCACTTTCCTAGTTAAATGCCTTGGCAG CGTCCCCACATCGGCGTGTACCATCGTGTCGGACCCAACTTGTACTTGGGTGAACAGCATTACGTGCGATGAGGTGCCTCCATCCGCAAAGTGTGAGGTGAACCTGAGGAGAACCTTTCCACAACCCGGCACTTACTGTGTCAACATCACGCTGGAGGACTCCCGTAGCTTGACTCTGACCACCACTACTGTCACCATCAATAAAGCCCAACAGGAACCTG AGTCCAGGACGCCCTATACTGCTGAGGTGATCCTCTCTACCGGCACTGTACTGTTCGCCCTTTTTGCACTTATTGCTTGTCTGCTTTACAG ACGCTACAAAGTGTACCGCCCCATTCGTAGGTCCTTGGTGGAGGACGCCTGCAGTCGTGGTGGGGTCGGCCGCGGAGTGATACGCCTAAGGGAGGCGCTCTTCCCATCCAGCGAGGAGCGCCATTACCTGCTGACTGAGAGGCGCCCCCTGTAG
- the gpnmb gene encoding protein QNR-71 isoform X2: MGLFTCVFLLACICLVYQAEGRKTYADMFPHKHTTAGKPHFPIPKIPGWGPDTNPWDDYIYPPLKPKAKELMHRRGKPTVRLTSDSPALNGSIISFTAKLEYPLCQKEDASGDLVWDEHCDDANGQVRSGYVYNWTSWMDDYGFGKCTDPNKCNVFPDGKPFPQSNDWRRKNYVYVWHAMGQYFETCDGSSSSLSLNTSSIPLGAEVMEVLVYRKRERRKYSPLSTDNTVFYVTDKIPVAVDISQKAAVNRSDNVFFRGEDVLFQVHLHDPSGYLKTAAAIDYVWDFRDGNQLVTHRNVITHAYSTVGNVTVKLVVEAAFPVECPPATATSASTPTTPPPSTESSTPLLATHPVTMTMTMAQASVAMTTGIPTTEVPPSIVATVTPEIPEPSTPVWLCSKHAPESNECYRYVYGTFVGNISIIEPKHPVKSQLATNRIVDVMAARITKTDITFLVKCLGSVPTSACTIVSDPTCTWVNSITCDEVPPSAKCEVNLRRTFPQPGTYCVNITLEDSRSLTLTTTTVTINKAQQEPESRTPYTAEVILSTGTVLFALFALIACLLYRRYKVYRPIRRSLVEDACSRGGVGRGVIRLREALFPSSEERHYLLTERRPL, from the exons ATGGGACTCtttacatgtgtttttcttctcgCGTGCATCTGTTTGGTTTATCAAGCGGAGGGACGCAAAA CTTACGCGGACATGTTCCCCCATAAGCACACAACAGCAGGAAAGCCTCATTTTCCGATCCCAAAAATCCCTGGCTGGGGTCCTGACACCAATCCATGGGACGACTACATCTACCCGCCACTAAAACCAAAAGCCAAGGAGCTCATGCACAGACGAG GCAAGCCTACAGTCCGCCTCACCAGTGACAGCCCGGCTTTAAACGGCTCCATCATCTCCTTCACGGCAAAGCTGGAGTATCCTTTGTGCCAGAAGGAGGACGCCAGTGGGGACCTTGTGTGGGATGAGCACTGTGACGATG CAAATGGACAAGTACGCTCTGGTTACGTGTACAACTGGACGTCCTGGATGGATGACTACGGATTTGGGAAATGCACGGACCCGAACAAATGCAATGTGTTCCCTGATGGCAAGCCTTTCCCTCAGAGCAACGACTGGAGGCGCAAGAACTACGTCTACGTGTGGCATGCCATGG GTCAATATTTTGAGACATGTGAcggctcctcctccagcctgtCCCTCAACACCTCCAGTATCCCACTGGGAGCAGAGGTGATGGAGGTGCTAGTCTACCGTAAACGTGAACGCAGGAAGTACAGCCCCTTGAGCACTGACAACACCGTTTTCTACGTAACAG ATAAGATCCCAGTAGCGGTGGACATCTCCCAGAAGGCTGCGGTCAATCGGTCTGACAACGTGTTTTTCCGCGGTGAGGATGTGCTCTTCCAAGTGCATCTTCACGACCCCAGCGGATATCTTAAAACCGCAGCGGCCATCGACTACGTGTGGGACTTCAGAGATGGCAACCAGCTGGTGACCCATCGCAACGTGATCACACACGCCTACAGCACGGTGGGCAACGTCACTGTCAAGCTGGTGGTGGAAGCGGCTTTTCCAGTGGAATGTCCACCTGCTACGGCCACGTCCGCTTCAACCCCTACCACGCCACCGCCCTCTACTG AGTCTTCAACGCCTCTACTTGCCACTCACCCTGTTACTATGACGATGACAATGGCACAGG CTTCCGTCGCTATGACAACTGGGATCCCCACCACAGAAGTCCCCCCTTCCATCGTGGCTACCGTGACCCCAGAGATCCCCGAGCCCTCCACCCCAGTTTGGCTTTGCAGCAAGCATGCGCCAGAGAGTAACGAGTGTTACCGCTACGTATACGGGACGTTTGTGGGCAACATCAGCATCATCG AGCCCAAGCACCCAGTGAAGAGCCAATTAGCTACCAATCGTATTGTTGACGTGATGGCCGCCAGGATAACGAAGACTGACATCACTTTCCTAGTTAAATGCCTTGGCAG CGTCCCCACATCGGCGTGTACCATCGTGTCGGACCCAACTTGTACTTGGGTGAACAGCATTACGTGCGATGAGGTGCCTCCATCCGCAAAGTGTGAGGTGAACCTGAGGAGAACCTTTCCACAACCCGGCACTTACTGTGTCAACATCACGCTGGAGGACTCCCGTAGCTTGACTCTGACCACCACTACTGTCACCATCAATAAAGCCCAACAGGAACCTG AGTCCAGGACGCCCTATACTGCTGAGGTGATCCTCTCTACCGGCACTGTACTGTTCGCCCTTTTTGCACTTATTGCTTGTCTGCTTTACAG ACGCTACAAAGTGTACCGCCCCATTCGTAGGTCCTTGGTGGAGGACGCCTGCAGTCGTGGTGGGGTCGGCCGCGGAGTGATACGCCTAAGGGAGGCGCTCTTCCCATCCAGCGAGGAGCGCCATTACCTGCTGACTGAGAGGCGCCCCCTGTAG